In Mycolicibacter virginiensis, the DNA window GAACTGGCGAGCGGTGCACATCAGCACCGCCGACGGGCTGCAGGTCACGCCGAACTCGGTCCTAGCCGGAACCTCGTTCACCAACGTCAGTCGATCCGGCGGTGCCCACCGGGTATCGATCACGACCACCTTCGCCGTCGCGGATCCCCCAGACCAGGTGTGCGCGTTGTTGTCGCGGGTTGCGACCGCCCTGCCGATGCGCACCACCGGCGAGGCGCCGGATTCGGCGGCGCTCGGTGGTGGCCAGTACCGCACCACGGTTGCGTTGGGCTCGCCGGCCGACGATGGTGCGGCGCAGACCACCTTCCTGCGGTGGCTTTGGTACGCCGCCCGACGGGCAGGACTACACCTTGACGAAGCCGAGGACGTGTTCTCGACACCGGAGCGAGTGGCCGAGGCGCTGCGGTCAGTAGTGGCGCCCGCGCTTCGGTTGACCGAGGACGACCAGCGCGCTCTGGAGCCGTACGCCACGGTGGTCCGTTTCGGCAGGGACGAGGCCCTGCAACGGGCCGGCCAGGTGCCGACCGCGATGACATTTCTGACCGAGGGCAGCGTCCGGCTCACCAGTGCGGATCCGGCCTGGCCGGACGCCACGCTGCGGCACGGTGCGTTCCTCGGCGTCACCACGTTGACCCGGCAGCCCAGCCTGTTCGACGCGCACGCCGCGGAGGAAGTGACCGCGGTAGTGATCGACCGGGAGAACATCGAAGAACTGGTGATGACCAAGCCGTTGTTGCTGCAGGAACTGGGCCGCATCATCGATCAGCGGCGTCCGGCGGCATCTGCATAGCGGGGCCGTTTTACCTGATCGGGCGTTCGCCGATACTC includes these proteins:
- a CDS encoding mechanosensitive ion channel family protein, with protein sequence MNIFGAWLYWALGVAIGLPVGLVLLTEGHVALARRGSHLARPVALARNYLLPLGALMVLLAQVAGVPGHDPTLRIIYTAFGFVVLVVLLSGLNVTFFQSAPKGSWRSRIPTIFVDVARFLLIGVGLALILSHVWGARIGGLFTALGVTSVVIGLMLQNSVGQIVSGLFMLFEQPFRIGDWLSTPTARGRVVEVNWRAVHISTADGLQVTPNSVLAGTSFTNVSRSGGAHRVSITTTFAVADPPDQVCALLSRVATALPMRTTGEAPDSAALGGGQYRTTVALGSPADDGAAQTTFLRWLWYAARRAGLHLDEAEDVFSTPERVAEALRSVVAPALRLTEDDQRALEPYATVVRFGRDEALQRAGQVPTAMTFLTEGSVRLTSADPAWPDATLRHGAFLGVTTLTRQPSLFDAHAAEEVTAVVIDRENIEELVMTKPLLLQELGRIIDQRRPAASA